In Deinococcus seoulensis, the following are encoded in one genomic region:
- a CDS encoding phytoene/squalene synthase family protein: MTFPPPTDSALTQAVAHCQDLTREHSKTFYLGSRFFPAQQRRAVWAVYAACRDGDDIVDERSGDAARAGLDDWWARTQAAFAGRPGAHPIDTALAWAARTYPIPLSAFAELHDGLRMDLAGHEYRSMDDLILYCRRVAGVVGFMIAPVSGYSGGERTLHAALMLGQAMQLTNILRDVGEDLRRDRVYLPATLLAQYGVTRADLERGVVTPEYRALMEHLSDLARDWYVQGRAGIPCLNGSARLAVATAARAYEGILDDLARNDFDNFGRRAHVSGTRKLMMLPQAWWELRSAPTPAG; encoded by the coding sequence GTGACCTTCCCTCCCCCAACCGACAGCGCCCTGACGCAGGCCGTCGCGCACTGCCAGGACCTGACGCGGGAGCACAGCAAGACCTTCTACCTGGGATCACGGTTCTTTCCGGCGCAGCAACGCCGGGCCGTGTGGGCTGTGTACGCCGCCTGCCGCGACGGAGACGACATCGTCGACGAACGCAGCGGCGACGCGGCCCGCGCCGGACTGGACGACTGGTGGGCGCGCACGCAGGCCGCCTTCGCCGGTCGGCCCGGCGCGCATCCCATCGATACCGCCCTGGCCTGGGCGGCCCGCACCTACCCCATTCCGCTGTCGGCCTTCGCGGAACTGCACGACGGACTGCGCATGGACCTCGCCGGGCACGAGTACCGCAGCATGGACGACCTGATCCTGTACTGCCGCCGCGTGGCGGGCGTGGTGGGGTTCATGATCGCGCCCGTCAGCGGGTACAGCGGCGGCGAACGCACCCTGCACGCGGCGCTGATGCTGGGGCAGGCCATGCAACTGACGAACATCCTGCGGGATGTGGGCGAGGACCTGCGCCGGGACCGGGTGTACCTGCCCGCGACCCTGCTCGCGCAGTACGGCGTGACCCGCGCCGACCTGGAACGCGGGGTGGTCACGCCCGAGTACCGCGCGCTGATGGAGCACCTGTCAGATCTGGCGCGCGACTGGTACGTGCAGGGCCGCGCCGGGATTCCCTGCCTGAACGGCAGTGCCCGGCTGGCCGTGGCGACCGCCGCGCGCGCCTACGAGGGCATCCTGGACGACCTGGCCCGCAACGACTTCGACAATTTCGGGCGGCGGGCGCACGTCAGCGGCACGCGCAAACTGATGATGCTGCCGCAGGCGTGGTGGGAACTGCGTTCCGCGCCCACCCCGGCAGGCTGA